The following is a genomic window from Marinobacter sp. NP-4(2019).
CCACTTGTACGGCAGTGCTTCGGACTCCGGCATGCGTCCTTTCAGGGTCAGCCCCCATCGCAGGCGCCAGTGGGCAAAGTTGGGGAAGGTCACAATGCCTTCACGGCCTACCCGGAGCATTTCATCCAGCACCATGTCCGGTCGCCTCACGGCTTGCAGGGCCTGGGTCATCAGTACGGTATCGAAGGTCCGGTCGTCGAAGTTGCCCAGCCCCTGGGTATCCAGGTTCTGTTCAATCACCGAAACGCCACGACCCATACAGGTGGTGATGTGGTCAGGATTGATCTCCAGACCAAAGCCGGTCGCGCCGCGCTCACGCTGCAGGAAGTCCAGCAGCGTGCCGTCACCACAGCCCAGGTCGAGTACCCGGTTGCCGGGTTTGACCCATTGCTGAATGATTTCCAGGTCCGGTCTCATGCACCCACCTCCCGTGCGACACGATCCATATAGGCGGTAAAGATATCGGTATACCTGGGGGTGGGAATCAGGAAAGCATCGTGCCCCCAGGGCGCGTCGATTTCCGCGTAACTGACCCGCTTCCTTGCCGCAATCATGGCATTGACCATTTCTTCGGAGCGGGCGGGTGTAAAACGCCAGTCGGTGCTGAATGACAACACCAGGTACTCGCACCGGGATGGCGCCAGGGCCCGGGACAGGTCGCCACCGTAGTCATACGCGGGGTCGAAGTAATCAAGGGCCTTGGTCATCAGCAGATAGGTATTGGCATCGAACATCTCGGAGAAACGCTCGCCCTG
Proteins encoded in this region:
- the metW gene encoding methionine biosynthesis protein MetW yields the protein MRPDLEIIQQWVKPGNRVLDLGCGDGTLLDFLQRERGATGFGLEINPDHITTCMGRGVSVIEQNLDTQGLGNFDDRTFDTVLMTQALQAVRRPDMVLDEMLRVGREGIVTFPNFAHWRLRWGLTLKGRMPESEALPYKWYNTPNIRLCTFKDFEALCRQKNIRIKSRRVVDGQHQNSWLARLWPNMLGEIAIYRITREET